Proteins from one Gibbsiella quercinecans genomic window:
- a CDS encoding tripartite tricarboxylate transporter permease, producing MIDALINALPLVLAPMNLLAVLLGTVAGLVVGALPGLTVTTGIAVLIPLTFGIEPLFALGMMAGMYNGGSYGGAIPAILLRIPGTPASVATTLDGYALTQQGKAAYALQVAVVSGVVGSVLSAISLILFAPGLAKVSLVFGPAEYFWVSILGLATVTSLLGNDFLKGLIAAIIGLVIGTIGQDISTGDERYTFGRLELAEGLDLVVLLTALFAFPPVIHMLEKVTLKGMSSHLLHLRKQGSVLAKWREFLPVWLRSSVIGIIIGILPGAGGSMSCYLAYNDAKRRDKDPESFGYGNPRGVAASEAGNGADNASSLIPALTLGIPGSGVAAVILGGLLVQGLRPGPQLFQDHPDVVYGFMLQMLISALMLVLVGGLTATRIFGQALRLPTVLLAPVIMLFITVGVYAVNNAEFDLWLFFGIGIVAYFLEKLGYPSAPIILGVMLGPIAETQLNLALTISGGDPVALVNTPLSWLLIALSVFILLTPGWRYLRNRR from the coding sequence GTGATCGATGCGCTGATTAACGCCTTGCCACTCGTGCTGGCCCCGATGAACCTGCTGGCGGTGCTGCTGGGCACGGTGGCCGGCCTGGTGGTTGGGGCGTTGCCCGGCCTGACCGTGACGACCGGTATTGCGGTGCTGATCCCGCTCACCTTTGGCATTGAGCCGCTGTTTGCGCTTGGCATGATGGCGGGGATGTACAACGGCGGCAGCTACGGCGGCGCCATACCGGCGATTTTGTTGCGTATCCCCGGCACGCCGGCATCCGTCGCCACCACGCTGGATGGCTACGCGCTGACCCAGCAGGGCAAGGCGGCCTATGCGCTGCAGGTAGCGGTAGTCTCCGGCGTGGTGGGCAGTGTGCTTTCGGCGATTTCACTGATCTTATTTGCGCCGGGGCTGGCGAAGGTCAGCCTGGTATTTGGCCCGGCGGAGTATTTCTGGGTGTCGATCCTTGGCCTGGCGACCGTCACCTCGCTATTGGGCAACGATTTCCTGAAAGGGCTGATTGCCGCGATTATCGGGCTGGTGATTGGCACCATCGGGCAGGATATCTCCACCGGTGACGAGCGCTACACGTTTGGCAGATTGGAACTGGCGGAAGGGCTGGATCTGGTGGTGCTGCTGACGGCGCTGTTCGCTTTCCCGCCGGTGATCCACATGCTGGAGAAGGTAACGCTGAAAGGCATGTCTTCGCACCTGCTGCATCTGCGCAAACAGGGCTCGGTGCTGGCGAAGTGGCGTGAGTTTCTGCCGGTGTGGCTGCGCAGCTCGGTGATTGGCATCATCATCGGTATCTTGCCCGGCGCGGGCGGCAGCATGTCTTGCTATCTGGCGTATAACGATGCCAAGCGCCGCGATAAAGACCCGGAAAGCTTTGGCTATGGCAACCCGCGCGGCGTTGCGGCATCGGAAGCGGGCAACGGCGCGGATAACGCCTCTTCACTGATCCCGGCGCTGACGCTGGGCATTCCCGGTTCCGGGGTGGCGGCGGTGATCCTTGGCGGCCTACTGGTGCAGGGGCTGCGCCCTGGCCCGCAGTTGTTTCAGGATCACCCCGACGTGGTCTACGGTTTTATGCTGCAAATGCTGATTTCTGCCCTGATGTTGGTGCTGGTGGGCGGGTTGACCGCCACGCGTATTTTTGGCCAGGCGCTGCGCCTGCCGACCGTGTTGTTGGCACCGGTGATCATGCTGTTTATCACCGTGGGGGTCTATGCGGTCAATAACGCCGAGTTTGATCTGTGGTTGTTCTTCGGCATTGGCATTGTGGCGTATTTCCTTGAGAAATTGGGCTATCCCAGCGCACCGATTATTCTGGGGGTGATGCTTGGGCCGATTGCCGAAACCCAGTTGAACCTGGCGCTGACCATTTCAGGCGGCGATCCTGTGGCGTTGGTCAATACGCCGCTTTCCTGGCTGCTGATCGCGCTTTCGGTGTTTATCCTGCTGACGCCTGGCTGGCGTTACCTGCGCAACCGCCGCTGA
- a CDS encoding tripartite tricarboxylate transporter substrate binding protein — MFHASFAAADASYPDKPIQMIVAFAPGGGTDIAARTIAHYLEKHLADGARVAVINKPGAGGEIGWTALARSKPDGYTIGMINPPATNSLVVEGKAKYTMDDFQPIANIVYDPAILVVNSKSPYQTLQQFIDAGKQAPGKLVIGTSGAAGSSEHVALLNLNRLAGVELKAAFFGSTAPVKQAVLGNHVPAATMNLSEALQLAREGQIRILGVMAEQRSDYVKDVPTFREQHIDLIAGASRGIATPKGTPPAIVARLEKALHDVVNDPDYLAAAQKAEMPLNYLDAKSYSALIARINTDLAETWKITPWR; from the coding sequence ATGTTCCACGCGAGTTTTGCTGCGGCGGATGCCAGCTACCCTGATAAACCGATCCAGATGATTGTCGCCTTTGCGCCGGGCGGCGGCACCGACATCGCGGCGCGCACCATTGCGCATTACCTGGAAAAACACCTGGCGGACGGCGCGCGCGTGGCGGTGATCAACAAACCCGGCGCGGGCGGCGAAATCGGCTGGACAGCGCTGGCGCGCAGCAAGCCGGATGGCTACACCATCGGTATGATCAACCCGCCAGCCACCAATTCACTGGTGGTGGAGGGGAAAGCCAAATACACCATGGATGATTTCCAGCCGATCGCCAATATTGTTTACGATCCGGCCATTCTGGTGGTGAATAGCAAGAGCCCGTATCAAACGCTGCAGCAGTTTATCGACGCCGGCAAGCAAGCGCCCGGCAAGCTGGTGATCGGCACGTCTGGCGCGGCCGGCTCTTCTGAACATGTGGCGTTGCTCAACCTTAACCGCCTGGCGGGCGTTGAATTGAAAGCCGCGTTCTTCGGCAGCACCGCGCCGGTAAAACAGGCGGTGTTGGGGAACCATGTGCCGGCGGCGACCATGAACCTGAGCGAAGCGCTGCAACTGGCGCGTGAAGGGCAGATACGTATCCTCGGCGTGATGGCCGAACAGCGCTCGGACTATGTGAAAGATGTGCCTACTTTCCGTGAGCAGCATATCGATCTGATCGCCGGCGCCTCTCGGGGAATCGCTACGCCGAAGGGCACACCGCCGGCGATTGTCGCCAGGTTGGAAAAAGCGCTGCACGATGTGGTTAACGATCCGGACTACCTGGCGGCCGCGCAAAAAGCCGAAATGCCGCTGAACTACCTGGATGCCAAAAGCTACAGCGCGTTAATCGCCCGTATTAACACTGACCTGGCCGAAACCTGGAAAATCACGCCATGGCGTTAA
- a CDS encoding glycosyl hydrolase family 8 translates to MFMRSIRAISLLVLALFSTAALAQGNGWSTYKQRFLMADGRIVDTANKNVSHTEGQGFSMLLAVFNNDRQTFDKLWQWSNANLFRSDVGMYSWRYDPNSVPKVADKNTASDGDTLMAWALLLAGDKWHDTRYTQASEKLQAALIKHTVIKYAGYTVMLPGLSGFNQTTSITVNPSYFLFPAWQAFYQHSHLKVWKDLDTSALAMLGKMTFGQYRLPSDWVTLNADGTLAPASKWPALFSYDAIRIPLYLRWAHPGQAALAPYIQFWQQTPRNATPAWVNVLSGAKANYMMSPGQLAIRDFTMANTGAISDQLSQGDDYYSSSLQLLAWWAANGAH, encoded by the coding sequence ATGTTTATGCGGTCGATAAGGGCTATCAGTCTGTTGGTGCTGGCGCTGTTTTCCACAGCGGCGCTGGCCCAAGGCAACGGTTGGTCAACCTACAAACAGCGTTTCCTAATGGCTGATGGACGTATCGTTGATACGGCGAATAAAAACGTCAGCCATACCGAAGGGCAGGGGTTCAGCATGTTGCTGGCGGTGTTCAATAACGATCGGCAAACCTTTGATAAACTGTGGCAGTGGTCAAACGCCAACCTGTTTCGCAGCGACGTAGGGATGTATTCCTGGCGTTATGATCCCAACAGCGTGCCCAAGGTGGCGGATAAGAATACCGCTTCCGACGGTGATACGCTGATGGCATGGGCGCTGCTGCTGGCCGGCGACAAATGGCATGATACCCGCTATACCCAGGCTTCCGAGAAGCTGCAGGCGGCGCTGATCAAACATACGGTAATAAAATACGCCGGTTATACCGTGATGCTGCCTGGGTTAAGTGGTTTTAACCAAACCACGTCGATTACCGTTAACCCTTCCTACTTCCTTTTCCCTGCGTGGCAGGCGTTTTATCAACACAGCCATTTGAAGGTGTGGAAGGATCTGGACACCAGCGCGCTGGCGATGCTTGGGAAAATGACGTTTGGCCAATACCGGTTGCCTTCCGATTGGGTCACGCTCAATGCCGACGGCACACTGGCGCCCGCCAGCAAGTGGCCGGCGCTGTTCAGTTACGATGCTATTCGCATCCCACTTTATCTGCGCTGGGCGCACCCTGGGCAAGCGGCGCTGGCGCCCTATATTCAGTTCTGGCAGCAAACCCCGCGTAATGCCACCCCGGCCTGGGTTAACGTGTTGAGTGGCGCCAAGGCCAATTACATGATGTCGCCGGGCCAACTGGCGATTCGCGATTTCACCATGGCAAATACCGGCGCCATCAGCGATCAACTCTCCCAGGGGGATGATTACTACTCCTCCAGCCTGCAACTGCTGGCCTGGTGGGCCGCCAACGGCGCCCATTAA
- a CDS encoding peroxidase-related enzyme (This protein belongs to a clade of uncharacterized proteins related to peroxidases such as the alkylhydroperoxidase AhpD.) — MANKAVKVTVKAQHWAPWITPVDVAEATPEQLAAMQVTPSNTKISPYVRTLAHDPESYLARTRLFNAIMYCRGGLGRDERELGALVASGVNGCVYCASVHARRYLELSGRQDVINALYTQGFSARFAPRQQAIIDFCRALSQSADAVTAEQLQPLLAAGLSKAEIVDLIHAAAIFGWANRLMHTLGHATPR, encoded by the coding sequence TCACGCCGGTTGACGTCGCGGAAGCCACGCCGGAACAGTTGGCGGCGATGCAGGTCACGCCGTCCAATACTAAAATCTCGCCCTACGTGCGCACCCTGGCGCACGATCCGGAATCCTACCTGGCGCGTACCCGCCTGTTTAACGCCATCATGTACTGCCGTGGCGGCCTGGGCCGCGATGAGCGGGAACTGGGCGCGTTGGTGGCCTCTGGCGTTAACGGCTGCGTCTACTGCGCATCCGTGCATGCCCGCCGCTATCTGGAGCTTTCCGGCCGGCAGGATGTGATCAACGCCTTATATACCCAAGGCTTTAGCGCCCGTTTTGCTCCGCGTCAGCAGGCAATTATCGATTTCTGCCGCGCACTTTCGCAAAGTGCCGATGCAGTTACCGCCGAACAGCTGCAGCCGTTGTTGGCCGCCGGCCTGAGCAAAGCGGAAATCGTCGATCTGATCCACGCCGCCGCCATTTTCGGCTGGGCCAACCGTTTGATGCATACGCTGGGCCACGCCACGCCCAGGTAG
- a CDS encoding tripartite tricarboxylate transporter TctB family protein, translating into MALSFNPRKARVELLFAILWVALAIWLYVEAGHFSAASATFPRALAVLLGICGVVLSVKSFLALRRLPAAQAARLFQAPGRVLMGFVLVFLYLLLMDWVGYIAASLLFGLVLPLLAGYRDWKQLLWVIGGTIVFIWLVFNVLLERPLPQGIVASFLGGLL; encoded by the coding sequence ATGGCGTTAAGTTTTAACCCCCGCAAGGCTCGGGTTGAGTTGCTGTTCGCCATCCTCTGGGTGGCGTTAGCCATTTGGCTGTATGTTGAGGCCGGCCATTTCAGCGCGGCCAGTGCCACTTTCCCACGCGCGCTGGCGGTGCTGCTTGGTATTTGCGGCGTGGTGCTCAGCGTTAAATCTTTCCTGGCGCTGCGCCGTTTGCCCGCCGCGCAGGCGGCACGCTTGTTTCAGGCGCCGGGCCGCGTGCTGATGGGCTTTGTGCTGGTGTTCCTCTATCTGTTGCTGATGGACTGGGTGGGGTATATCGCCGCCAGCCTGCTGTTTGGCCTGGTGCTGCCGTTGCTGGCCGGTTATCGCGACTGGAAACAACTGCTGTGGGTGATCGGCGGCACCATCGTGTTTATCTGGCTGGTGTTTAACGTGCTGCTGGAGCGCCCGTTGCCGCAGGGCATTGTGGCGTCGTTCCTGGGGGGCCTATTGTGA
- the bcsD gene encoding cellulose biosynthesis protein BcsD, with translation MQEHRYTQLEQEYYRHRQQAVSGWQVLTQALFSGILSSSDDEDGRRFLNLVGKNLAGQHPLPFSRSLGELEDNMNAILGRFDWGVLTIEASQQQLTLVHLAWPPSPQGQDDELWRVALISLLEGMYAEWLLSQGGHPTVPLRWVNNSAEGAFIFRYQNGL, from the coding sequence ATGCAAGAACACCGTTATACACAGCTCGAACAGGAATATTATCGCCATCGTCAGCAGGCCGTCTCCGGTTGGCAAGTCCTTACCCAGGCCTTGTTTTCCGGTATTCTGTCCTCTTCGGATGATGAAGACGGCCGGCGCTTTCTCAACCTGGTCGGCAAGAATTTGGCCGGCCAGCACCCGCTGCCGTTTTCGCGTTCGCTGGGGGAATTGGAAGACAATATGAATGCCATCCTCGGCCGCTTTGACTGGGGCGTGTTAACCATCGAAGCCAGCCAGCAACAGCTCACGCTGGTGCACCTGGCGTGGCCGCCTTCCCCCCAGGGGCAGGACGATGAGTTGTGGCGCGTGGCGTTGATCTCACTGCTTGAAGGCATGTACGCTGAATGGCTGCTGTCCCAGGGCGGGCACCCCACGGTGCCGCTGCGCTGGGTGAATAATTCGGCGGAAGGCGCGTTTATCTTCCGTTACCAAAATGGATTGTAA